In Ptychodera flava strain L36383 chromosome 6, AS_Pfla_20210202, whole genome shotgun sequence, the sequence CAAGCATACCACGTCAACAGGGCTCACTGTTGCAGCTGCTGCAGTACTTAGCTAATCCACCTGTTTGCCATATCATTGGAGTCAAGAATATTTACTTTCTGTGTCTATCAGCCAAATTTGGATTATCCATgcttgataatttcagcaagttAACCTTGAGGCAAGGTCAGTTCTTTGAAGCTTGAAGTGCCAACACTAACATAAGATAGAATGGTTTTGCTTTCACTTTCATTGCCTTGTAAATCTACACATCAGTATAATAGCAGATACTAGTTATATGTATGCAGATACATCTGTTTAAGATTTGTTTTTGTACAGcacaaattgaaatttgaatgtaaGTATAAAGTCAGCCATGTATAGACATGTCGGTCATTACAGTGTGTTGCGTACATGTATTGTGGTACAGAATGAAAGTGATAATGTATTGACAGGAATAACTTCCAGCGAAACATTCTAAATCTTGCAATGATATCATCTACATCATTTCAGAAATAGTATCTGACTCAGAAACTTTTCCCTAACACAATCTGTTTGCAaggtaaaatgaaaatgaaagtcatTGTCATGTAAACAGAGGAGTGACTCTATTTTCAGAGAATTCTATTTTCTCATCGAGGTATTATTCTTAAAGTGGCATATTCTACAGATCATATTGATTGTCCGAATACATCATAGGAACAGAATAGCGGTAGGATATCTGCAGATCACTGGACAATCTGTTGCTGTGTGCCTGGGCAGCCTCTCTATCGGTAAACTTTGGGGTAGGTATGTCAATTGTGCATGTGGTAGAATCACATAACTGCCCTGATGCTGGTAACATTACTTTGAATCATCCCTCACAATATGCCAAAGACTGTATGCGGACAACACTTCCTTAACACAACTACATACGTGTTCAATCGGCGTCAAACTTATTGTTGCCTACCTGATAAGTGATCTTTGGTCCTGCAACAGGATGAAATTCACTGAAGAAAATGCAATTTATTTTGCTGCCTTTCTTGGTATTCATTGCGCTTGAATGATTACGTCATCTTTACCAAGAAGGACTGAGCACATGAATTATATGAAAGCTGACGAGTCTGTTTTTATGTCAAGTGAGCTGGATTAGCGTCAACGTTGTGTTAGTTTTACCTCACGGCACAACATTTCACAACGCTCCAGCCTTCAATGCTCCTTGGTCGACGCTCAGGTAGTAACCTTTCACCTCAGAGGCGAGGTCATCAGCTGACCTTTTGGATCATTTCACTGTTAAATGCAGTGGGGCGGTCCGTATCATGCGACGACTTGTAATGTTCTTATATCTTTATTTGCAATAATACTAGATACAGCTTTACTTAACTTTATTAGATCATTTCAATACTTGACAGCAAATTTCGATGAAATTTGTACTCAAACTTAGTTTCTATCGTCCCTCATTTCTTCAGGGAACAGCTCAACCCTACTGGCGTTCAGCTTTAGTATGATCTTCACTGCATGTATGGCGGACGACAATAACACGGATAAACCATCTCTGGTGAAGAATTCGTCCAGCTCAATCGGATTTTGTGGATTTTTAGGCATGGTTGCTCACTTGGTCTCAATTGTGTTTTGTGGTATCATTATATACCACGCATGGCCTGGTTCAAGTAAGTGTGATGGATAATCAGTAAATTGTACCGTAGCACAAGTAGGATAGTCGTTTTGACCGCAATGTGTACCAGTCGAGGCATGCACGACCTGTAATACGTAATTATCTCTGAATATTTTGAGTCAGGGGAGTACTTTCTTTCTTTCGGTTTCACTACCTTTGAGTTCGAAACGCATTTCTGCAAAAGACAGAGCTCAGTGTAGATtagcaaaattcataaaatgttcGTATTATGCCTCGCAGCTTAACAGTTGACCcatatcaaaattcaattttctaCATCCATCCAATTATTAATAATGTATTAGGAAGTTCGTAATGTTTGAAATAGGAAAGCCAGTTACTCTCGGCAACTTAAACCACTGGGTGTCTTTTGTCAAAGAAGAACAGATTGCAGTGCAAATAAATGTGGACATAAAAGTCATTTGTCACCCACAAGTAGTGTAGTTGATCATCAATCAAATACAACTCTAGCAGTAACTGTTAGGTGTTCGGTACGTTGGTAATAGTAGTCTGTGctagcctagccctgcgtacgatgctagtGCTAGCAAAGTGTCTAGCACTAACCccttgagcactgtaatttttccccaaaaCTATCAGGGcgacattttatcaatttttatgaatttttctgtaattttttttcatgattttggaccaaatgaacataaatttttatgggatgcactttttgaccaaaattttggggaaaatcagaaaaaaattgtcaagatcTGGGACAAATtgtttggcactcaaagggttaacatttGACTTGAAATCATGAACTGCGTGTCATCAACAAGCTTATTGTTTTTCTATCTCTGTAGGCTTATTTTCATGGCATCCAACTTTAATGTGTGTTTCTGTAAGTATAAAAGATTAAAATGGCATATTTAAATATCCATTGTAGCAACTGTCTTCGCGGAGTGTTGTTTCATGAAGAGTTGTTTAGAGTTAAGATGTTTtgagtgaaaatcaaaaaatgtgcaatggaaaaaatactgcaatataaGTCCACATCTATTCTGTGAAAAGCACATCATGGAAATGAACTTTAAAGTTCAAAAATACTTCATCATTTGTTACTTAAGATaaatatgttttcatatttgtgcAACACTTCCATTAGCCAGCATTGGTATGTTATCACAAGGTTTGGTTCAAGTTCATTGCTGCACTATGAGAACTCttcatttttactgaaaatcgaAAGCAAACAAATATACAAAGTTTCTCTTTCAGAAGGGAATATTAGTGTGGCAATTCTATATGGTATCAAGTCATATATATGGATGATGATACCAGTTCATGTATTAATTGcattaattaatattttcagTTTGCATTTTTGATGGCGGAGGCAATCCTGTTCTTCTCACCTGAAAGCACACTACTGCCCAAGGCTATGAGGAAGACTAAAGTGAAATACCATTGGATTAACATGGTAACTGCAATAGCATGTGCAGTAGCTGGCctggtcatcattttcatcaacAAAAACATCCATGGAAAATCCCATTTTACAAGTTGGCATGGAATCCTAGGGCTCATCACTGTGATTTATTCCTGCCTACAGTCGACAGGTGGCACATTGCTTTTGTATCCTAAAGTGGTCTCTGGTATGGTCAAACTGGCAGACCTCAAGTTATACCATGCTACCTCCGGTCTTCTACTTTTCACTCTAGCATGTACCACTCTAATACTGGGGCTCTATTCCAACTGGTTTGTATCCCAGGTCAGTGACACTGTCTGGTACATAAGCTTCTTGTGTCCTGGCTTGATAGGTCTTGTGGTGATGAACCAAGTCACTACTGCATATCTACCAAAGGCTTTCAAAAAACCATCACAGCAAATATGAAAGTATTTTCTGTATTTACAAAGGTATGGTAGAGATTGTCATTTTGGCAAAATATAAAGGCAGTTGAAAACCCTTTGGACTTATTTTACCATGGACAAACCGTGATGCAGTTGAAAAAACTTGTAATATGATGAGATAATGATCACTTTTGTAGTTAGCAAATTTATGAATAGTTATTTTGCTCATAATTAGGCAGGTCTATGAAGTCTACAGTCAGTGCCTGCACTTTCTTACTTTGTAGCATCACAGCACATGTTTGTCTTACGTACAGTATAAGATATTTGTATGACATCTAAGCATCTATAAGTGTTTTTGCTGAGGTCTGGGAAAAACGATAAATGTATAAGTACTCTGGTAATATTTCCACTGTTAACCAACATTACTTCTTTGCTTTCAATTGATTACAAAAATAGTTGTCTCTGCTGAGCATTGACATATCATGTGAAACTCTAGTGACATTTACAGGCATACTGCCCTCAACAAAAACACTTACTGGTAACTTAGGCAAGAAAAGACTACTTTCTCTTTCTCATCATTACATCCAACGATCTAAACAAACCACGCCAGTCTTTTTTTAATGATCACTTGTAAAACGTATATAAAAAAAGACAGTATTTTTTATTGCAGTAGATGCAATATTATTATCTTTAGGATCACATGCTCCCAATGTACAGTTCTTAACAGTCAAGTTTTCACCATTACAATGCTTGATGTCCGAATTATCATTACGTCTAAACATTTCAGATTGTTTTGCATGTTGGGAGCTGGATCTTATGAGGTGGAAAAAGAATGAGAATAAAAAATCATGTCGCCACATCATTTTTGTATGGGACCttagatgagaaacaaacctattattattTTTGGCCTAAGTAACTATTCCAAATATGTAGCTATGTACTGTGACTTTAGAATGATAATGTGATATGTATGACTGCTGTTATCTTGTACCTCCATGACAAGGACAGCAgtttctttgtaaaatatagATATTTGATCTTCCAAGCATCAGTGCACCCTCCAGTGTGCAATATTTCTTTTAGAATGCCTAAGGGATATGTGCATCAGCCATTAATTGAATATATAATATAGAAACTTCATGAAAGcttgacatacatgtaggtgAATCAAAATAACACTCACATCAGTTGGACATTACAATTGGTGTAAAGAACACACTAAGTGGAACTTTCCAATGTGGAAAATGGAAAATAGATGAATTTATTCTTGAACGATTTGACAAACATACatgtttttctgtaatttaGTATGTCCATATTAAATCATTCtattaaaaaatgttcatatgAACTTAACAGTGACCCACATCCAATGATACTACTTGCTGCTAGTTTGTGTCATAAGGTTTAATAAGTCAAGCAAGTGTTCATAGCAATGTAAAAATTCTGTGCATTGGACATTGACCCTCATTTGTCTGCAGGCCATTTCATATCATTGTGTGAATGAAACTAAATGGGAACATAGGTCAGTGGGTTGAATTTTGTCCAATatttctgttgtcctctgctGCGATTGATGGCCTGCACCGAGGGGGATGCAGATAACATGAAATGAGAACATTTATTAACTTGGTACTTTAATATTGGCTTACTGCCATTAGGAAAAATTGCACTATTTCTTCAACCAAATACACTGCAAACAATCCCATGCATTTGATCTGAATATGTCATGGCCCTACAAGTTTTGACACTTTCATCCCATGTTTCAGTAAGTTTCTCAAGTCAGCAAGTTAAAGGGTGATAGGAATTCTTTGCTTTGCTTGTGTTTTCCCATATTTCTATTCTGTCTGTAAAATATTACTTGTTTTGCAttcaagaacaaaaaatatttcttgttctatGCCCAAGAACATAAAAGATATGTTCTAGGCCCAAAAACGTAAAAGATTTCTTATTCTAGGCCAAAGAAcataaaatatttcttgttctatgcccaaaatgtaaaatatttcttgttctaccccccaaaaaagtaaaatatttcttgttttacACCCgagaatgtaaaatatttattgttttgctcaaaaactTGCCAGAATGTTTTGTAGTGGACAGCTTGTCAATACAGCCACTGTTTGTCCAGAGTTTATTTGTTCAGTGTCTAACATTATTGTCACAATTGGTATCTTGACTGTtattcatttgtcaaaataaacattgcatattttacacaatggGCGGTGTTTGCAATTTTTGCAAGTACTGTGTATTTTATCATGCTTTAGAGGGAAgtagaagaaaataaatgtactcattttcttgattagatGTATTGAAAATATTCCCAATAGCTATAGCTATTGTTTCTAAGTCCTTGTGAATAAATACACATTGTCCTAGGCTTTACAGCATGTATGTTTCATTTTATGTAGTAGCCTTGTACTACCAGATATTGATGGCTTTGTAAACTTTCAGCCaccaatttgaaataaaatgtataatTATACACCTACCattgagaacaatagaattcTGTGTGTGCTTAAAAAGCTGTAGGAATGCCCATTCCATACTATTTACTGTTTCCAggtgtcccccccccccccatgtacAGTGCATTAATGCAGTTGCATCTGCGTGGCCACTTTTGaatggtttcaagggaccccaaTGGACAATTGCCAGAATTCATGTCTGGCGTTCTATGCTCTGTACTATTACATGTAGTAGATAAGCAATTCAGAAGTGCGTCCAAGACAGAATTCCATACCTTTGCTATAATTCAGAAGAAAATTGTGGACGTTGTACAAAAAGGTCGATACTCTGTCCATTGGGCACGCGCCATCCCAGTCACCAATGCAAGGTGTTATATATAAAGTTATTATGGAAATACCGCCAGTGATGCACAAAGACATTGGTGCTGAATATTGCCCACTGCTTCCCATCGGACAATACCCTGCACCAATGTCACCACGTttcctttgcagtattttcataaTAGCCTTATACTGTAATCTTGTGTCTGACAAGTACTCTTCTGTTACTGTATGtgtcaaaaacacattttaagTTCCTATAGTATATTTCCCATgtacaaagttcaaagttcacctTTTAGAAAACAATTTCTGAATGAAAAATGTGGAGGCAAATGATAGGTTAGGGCCACTTTTGAAGCTTATGAAAACCTTCGATAATTATGATGTCAGACTTGTTCATTTTCTGTATGTTAGAATTCAAAGAATTGCAGCAATTGTTTTGTTCATGAATCCTCCCACATTTTATGAATTCATCAAAAAACACCATTtggatttttctttctttcaagtcttcgaaaaattgtaaaatgtaactAAACATTAAGaaacaatttgatgaaatggcAGTTTAATACAACTTTGATACTTGTATGCACTGGCAGCTTCATTTGGATTTGAAAATGGATGACTGCATCTTGTATCTGCAGAAATTCAAACTTTATCATCTAGATAGTTCttgattgtgtttgtttttgttgttagaTATGTTTCAACAATCCAAAAGATAACAGAACACCTCAGCACTGTTGCAGAAAAAAGCTTTTTTATTTCCAATCACATCCATGGCAGTACAGGAAGCTATATCCTaataaaaagttttaaaaaactcaGATTAAAAATTCTACACTAGTTTTTAACATGTGCTAAAAACAAAAAGTTGACAAGATCCCCGAATAAGCTAGACAAAAATTATACTATttgaacatacatgtatcagaTGACTTATCAATAAACTGGAAGCATTGTTAAACCATATGATGCCCCAAGTAATGATTAAACTAAAAGGTCAAGGGTGAACAGGGATTGCACGCAGTGTTTACACTGGTTAGCAGGCATACTAGCATCAGTTAGCAATACATCTGAAACCCACCACTGAGAAAATGATTAGTTTTACTTGTAATCCAAGTAATAATTTCCATGTATCGCTGTTTAACTTTGTTCACTTGATATTCACTTTTTATCTTAGTATTAAATTTAGACAACTGTAGGATGTAAAATACTctatattttgttcatttcagtgttttaatgtttaaaaatcaaaattggaAGAGCTAACTTTTCACATATTTGTTCCTCTCTGGCATTCTGTCCAAGAATGCATTGACAATGCGTTGTACATACGATGGTTTGATTGAGCAGCTAGTACGCCCATAGAAATGTCAGACATTTGAAGCTCCTTGCAGTTTCAGCAAAGATATACACAAatcaaactttgattttctaatAATCAGGACAGAAAATACCAAGCAGTAATAGATCAAAAACTCAGCCATTAACATGAATGTTTTCAAAAGGAATTAATAACTCAGCACATAGGAACTGTGAAAGTGCATagctaaaattatttttttacaaaaaattactaAGGGGCACTCCAGCCATCACAAAGTTGAGATGGTAACACTGGAGAAAACTTGGCCCATGATATGCTGTAGTAGAATTTCATATTATCTTAGGGGTTCTGTATGTATTCATTCACCATTAAAGGCATCCTCAGACAGGCAGTGACTCTCTACAATCAGGATGTGGCACTGTATTCTCCCAGGGTACCATGGCAATAGTAAAACTATTCAGGTTCATTGGAGCCAATATGAAACAGTATGGCTTCAGAGATCAAAGATTTCAAATGATATTGTACACTGAACTTACTTTATGATACTTTTAGATAAAAAAATTCTAACTAGCCGTGGGATGGCAAGAAATGGAACATCCTTATTAGCTATT encodes:
- the LOC139135792 gene encoding transmembrane reductase CYB561D2-like yields the protein MIFTACMADDNNTDKPSLVKNSSSSIGFCGFLGMVAHLVSIVFCGIIIYHAWPGSSLFSWHPTLMCVSFAFLMAEAILFFSPESTLLPKAMRKTKVKYHWINMVTAIACAVAGLVIIFINKNIHGKSHFTSWHGILGLITVIYSCLQSTGGTLLLYPKVVSGMVKLADLKLYHATSGLLLFTLACTTLILGLYSNWFVSQVSDTVWYISFLCPGLIGLVVMNQVTTAYLPKAFKKPSQQI